From Apilactobacillus bombintestini:
ACTTCTGCCATTAAAGATGACGGAACTGAACCTTTGGAAGAAATGATTGCTAAATTATTCTTTACCCAAGGTATTCAAAGTTCACAAAATGACGTAATGGTAACTAACGCAAGACACATTAGCTTGTTACACAATGCCAAAGAATCCTTAAATAAGGTTATTCAAGGTATTGATGAAGGTTTACCAGTAGATTTAGTACAAATGGATTTACGTGAATGCTGGAATTCACTAGGTGAAATCACTGGTGACAGCTACAATGGTGAACTATTAGATCAACTATTTAGCCAATTCTGTTTAGGTAAATAACCGAATGTTTCACATGAAACAATTTTTATGGAGGAAAACAAATGAGTGAAATCGTAAGTGAAGAAAACATCCAATATGATGCTAAAAAATACGATGTAATCGTCGTGGGTGCCGGTCACGCGGGATGTGAAGCTGCTTTAGCTTCTGCTCGTATGGGAAACAAAACCATGTTGATTACTATTAATGTGGACATGGTTGCTTTCATGCCATGTAACCCATCATTAGGTGGTCCTGCTAAGGGTACTGTCGTTAGAGAAATCGATGCCCTAGGTGGAGAAATGGGTCACAATATTGATAAAACTTACATTCAAATGAGAATGTTAAACACTGGTAAGGGTCCAGCCGTACGTGCTTTACGTGCTCAAGCTGATAAACATGCTTACCACCGTGCTATGAAGGAAACTATCGAAAAACAACCTAACCTAGATTTACGTCAAGGTATCGTTGATTCTCTAATCGTAGAAGACGGTGTCTGCAAAGGGGTAGTTACTTACACAGGTGCTAGATACTACTCAAAGACTACTGTTATTTGTGCCGGTACTGCTGCTCGTGGTCGTATTATCATCGGTGAATTAAGATATTCATCCGGTCCTAATAACTCACAACCTGCTTTGAAACTATCTAAGAACCTAGAAGACTTAGGTTTCGAACTAAAACGTTTCAAGACTGGTACTCCTCCACGTGTTAATGGTCGTACTATTAACTTTGATGAAACCGAAGAACAACCAGGGGATAAAGAAGTAAACCACTTCAGTTATGACACTCCTGATGAAGACTACATTCCAGTTAAAGATCAATTATCTTGCTGGTTAACTTACACTAACGAAAAGACTCACCAAATTATCCGTGATAATCTAAACCGTGCACCTATGTTTACTGGTGTTATCGAAGGGGTAGGTCCTCGTTACTGTCCATCCATCGAAGATAAAATTGTTCGTTTCGCAGATAAAAACCGTCACCAAGTCTTCTTGGAACCAGAAGGTCGCGATACTCAAGAATACTACTGTGATAGTTTATCTACTTCACTTCCTGAAGAAATTCAACAAAAGATGCTACACTCTGTTAAGGGTCTAGAAAACGCCGAAATGATGCGTCCTGGTTACGCTATCGAATACGACGTGGTAGCACCTTACCAATTGAAACCAACTTTTGAAACTAAGATTGTTAAAAACCTATACACTGCCGGTCAAACTAACGGTACTTCTGGTTATGAAGAAGCTGCCGGACAAGGTCTATATGCCGGAATTAACGCTGCATTACGTGCCCAAGGCAAAGATCCTATGATCTTGAAACGTAACGAAGCTTACATCGGTGTATTGGTAGATGACTTAGTAACTAAGGGTACTAACGAACCTTACCGTTTACTAACTAGTCGTGCTGAATACCGTTTACTATTGAGAAACGATAACGCCGACTTCCGTCTAACCGAAAAAGGTCATGATTTAGGCTTAATTTCTGATGAAAGATACAACAAGTTCTTAGCCAAGAAGAAGGCTGTATTTGCTGAATTAGACCGTCTAGATCACACTCGTATCAAGCCTAGCGATGAAGTAAACAAATTCGTAGAATCACACGGTGACAAGCCACTTAAAGATGGTATTTTAGCCTCAGTATTTCTACGTCGTCCTTACGTAGATTACTCTACTTTATTGAAGTTCATTGAACCTTCTG
This genomic window contains:
- the mnmG gene encoding tRNA uridine-5-carboxymethylaminomethyl(34) synthesis enzyme MnmG, which translates into the protein MSEIVSEENIQYDAKKYDVIVVGAGHAGCEAALASARMGNKTMLITINVDMVAFMPCNPSLGGPAKGTVVREIDALGGEMGHNIDKTYIQMRMLNTGKGPAVRALRAQADKHAYHRAMKETIEKQPNLDLRQGIVDSLIVEDGVCKGVVTYTGARYYSKTTVICAGTAARGRIIIGELRYSSGPNNSQPALKLSKNLEDLGFELKRFKTGTPPRVNGRTINFDETEEQPGDKEVNHFSYDTPDEDYIPVKDQLSCWLTYTNEKTHQIIRDNLNRAPMFTGVIEGVGPRYCPSIEDKIVRFADKNRHQVFLEPEGRDTQEYYCDSLSTSLPEEIQQKMLHSVKGLENAEMMRPGYAIEYDVVAPYQLKPTFETKIVKNLYTAGQTNGTSGYEEAAGQGLYAGINAALRAQGKDPMILKRNEAYIGVLVDDLVTKGTNEPYRLLTSRAEYRLLLRNDNADFRLTEKGHDLGLISDERYNKFLAKKKAVFAELDRLDHTRIKPSDEVNKFVESHGDKPLKDGILASVFLRRPYVDYSTLLKFIEPSDQPLDRRVIEQVEIRTKYAGYIKKAEQNVARMKKMEAKKIPEDIDYEAIDSLATEARQKLEKIRPHTVAQASRISGVNPADIAILGVYIQQGKIAKMHSDNKED